From a single Lolium rigidum isolate FL_2022 chromosome 7, APGP_CSIRO_Lrig_0.1, whole genome shotgun sequence genomic region:
- the LOC124674395 gene encoding uncharacterized protein LOC124674395 gives MSMVYDGYQSDDRQSEEVQSAYKKVGGGDGEIRGFFNLDEAEEQSEENEWSWVPQENDSLAESISSLDKTQEVLERFFKKNEAFEMETQRLSELGLDFVADDKRDVDVVDVLGMDRKMKHLEQKLKEASDTITEKDSRLSELQLLIDDALARTPQTALINIDQLETELEGHLQGKIEAEIQCLVMMKARQSWQVRAEDQVTLCEHKLSAAEDTKMLLKLQDTEKKILMLKEQVDRLETHEKELSVTTEVLRVQSKTFKIGLFGLLQLIMLCVSLKMFFAQDSARFGDVVPT, from the exons ATGTCGATGGTTTACGATGGGTATCAAAGTGACGATCGGCAAAGTGAGGAGGTTCAATCAGCGTACAAAAAGGTCGGTGGCGGTGATGGGGAAATAAGAGGCTTTTTCAATTTGGATGAAGctgaagagcaaagtgaagaaAATGAGTGGAGTTGGGTACCCCAAGAGAACGATTCTCTTGCTGAATCAATCTCTTCACTTGACAAAACACAAGAAGTTCTTGAAAGATTCTTCAagaaaaatgaagcttttgaaatGG AGACGCAGAGATTGTCAGAACTTGGCTTGGACTTTGTGGCTGATGACAAGAGAGATGTAGATGTTGTTGATGTATTAGGAATGGATCGAAAGATGAAACATCTCGAGCAGAAACTGAAAGAAGCGTCAGATACTATCACAGAGAAGGATTCAAGACTGTCCGAGCTTCAATTACTTATCGATGACGCACTTGCACGAACGCCGCAAACGGCGCTCATCAACATCGATCAGTTGGAAACAGAGCTTGAGGGCCACCTACAGGGGAAAATAGAAGCCGAGATCCAGTGTCTGGTCATGATGAAAGCGAGGCAAAGCTGGCAAGTcagggcggaggaccaggtcaccTTGTGTGAGCACAAGCTCTCCGCCGCGGAAGACACAAAAATGCTGCTCAAGCTACAAGACACCGAGAAGAAGATCCTGATGCTTAAGGAGCAGGTGGACAGACTAGAGACCCACGAGAAGGAGCTCTCTGTGACGACGGAGGTCCTGAGGGTGCAGAGCAAGACCTTCAAAATCGGCCTCTTCGGCCTCCTTCAGCTGATAATGTTGTGCGTCTCCTTGAAGATGTTCTTTGCGCAGGACTCGGCCCGCTTTGGTGATGTCGTACCAAcatga